In the genome of Candidatus Nealsonbacteria bacterium, one region contains:
- a CDS encoding DUF4145 domain-containing protein: MLFWHQSSQLPSKSFTCGHCGNPLASNVGYYRGQYEDGSGGMIEHIYICHHCHKPTYFGSGKQIPGIRPGSDVNGIDDAGVASLYNEARDCFSKNAFTATVLSCRKLLMHIAVAKGDAPGKNFIDYVEYLSSKGYVPPDAKTWVDHIRTKGNEANHEIVIMSEEEAKDLIAFCEMLLKLVYEFPSVSKKYIKSPIT; this comes from the coding sequence ATGTTATTTTGGCACCAATCTAGTCAATTACCTTCTAAAAGTTTTACATGTGGTCATTGCGGAAATCCACTCGCTTCAAATGTGGGTTATTACAGAGGTCAGTATGAAGATGGTAGCGGGGGCATGATTGAACACATATACATATGTCATCATTGTCATAAACCAACTTATTTTGGGAGTGGAAAACAAATACCAGGGATTCGTCCAGGTTCAGACGTTAATGGCATAGATGATGCGGGAGTAGCTTCATTATATAACGAAGCAAGAGATTGTTTTTCAAAGAATGCCTTTACTGCTACTGTATTAAGTTGCCGTAAATTACTTATGCATATCGCTGTTGCTAAAGGTGACGCCCCTGGTAAAAATTTTATAGACTATGTTGAATATTTATCTTCAAAAGGTTATGTCCCTCCCGATGCGAAAACATGGGTAGATCATATTCGCACTAAAGGCAATGAGGCTAATCATGAAATTGTTATTATGTCAGAAGAAGAAGCAAAAGATCTTATTGCTTTTTGCGAAATGCTTTTAAAGCTTGTCTACGAGTTTCCTTCTGTATCAAAAAAATATATAAAAAGTCCTATTACTTAA